The following coding sequences lie in one Halarcobacter mediterraneus genomic window:
- a CDS encoding DUF4198 domain-containing protein, which translates to MNKTILSTVVATAVLATSAFAHFQMLYTPNTALTKGKTIELRHVFTHPFADEHTMDMGKQHDSKKLADVEEFYVINKGKKTDLKKSLKEITFKGNHNSGHAYASKYKARRMGDHILVMKPAPYFEANEDAYIQQITKTIVNVAGAPTDWDAELGLKAEIVPLTKPYSIWEGGSFTGIVKSNGKPVPFAEIEVEYLNRDVDLKNNKMGKAYVKAPQDSFVTMGIKANKDGEFTFSIPKAGFWGFCALGAGSDKEYKGKELSQDAVIWVEAKPMK; encoded by the coding sequence ATGAATAAAACTATTTTAAGTACAGTAGTTGCAACAGCAGTTTTAGCAACAAGTGCATTTGCTCATTTTCAAATGCTTTATACTCCAAATACAGCATTAACAAAAGGTAAAACCATAGAATTAAGACATGTGTTTACTCATCCTTTTGCAGATGAACATACAATGGATATGGGAAAACAGCATGACAGTAAAAAACTAGCTGATGTTGAAGAATTTTATGTAATAAATAAAGGCAAAAAAACTGATTTAAAAAAGAGTTTAAAAGAAATTACTTTTAAAGGCAATCATAATTCAGGTCATGCTTATGCTTCTAAATACAAAGCAAGAAGAATGGGAGATCATATTTTAGTAATGAAACCAGCTCCATACTTTGAAGCAAATGAAGATGCATATATTCAACAAATCACTAAAACTATAGTTAATGTAGCAGGAGCACCTACTGATTGGGATGCAGAATTAGGTTTGAAAGCAGAAATTGTACCTTTAACTAAACCTTATTCTATTTGGGAAGGTGGAAGTTTCACAGGAATTGTAAAATCTAATGGGAAACCTGTACCTTTTGCAGAAATAGAAGTTGAATATTTAAATAGAGATGTTGATTTAAAAAATAATAAAATGGGAAAAGCTTATGTTAAAGCACCTCAGGACTCATTTGTTACAATGGGTATAAAAGCTAATAAAGATGGAGAATTTACCTTTTCAATTCCTAAGGCAGGGTTTTGGGGATTTTGCGCACTTGGTGCAGGTTCAGACAAAGAATATAAAGGTAAAGAACTAAGCCAAGATGCTGTTATTTGGGTAGAAGCAAAACCTATGAAATAA
- a CDS encoding ferritin-like domain-containing protein — translation METNFDEDLLVGQRIDLNNEQEVRSQILRIAVYDEFKAYETYSAIIEKFGSLLPFINIREAEARHYSALIVLLEKYQVPVPVNNWADKVEVPNSYIEACELGVAGEIKNIAMYENLLQHAEDEDIKDVLYKLQAASYNNHLPAFRDCVIKYYTSSSNNQTSGFNQDLLMEKLGEYQGLFDDLMSGNVDQNKLAELFSKLNISMLGGAAFGAALIAFFNVYLEKNNKE, via the coding sequence TTGGAAACTAATTTTGATGAAGACTTATTAGTTGGACAAAGAATTGATCTAAATAATGAACAAGAAGTAAGAAGTCAGATTTTAAGAATTGCTGTTTATGATGAATTTAAAGCTTATGAAACTTATTCGGCAATAATTGAAAAATTTGGTTCTCTTTTACCTTTTATTAATATTCGTGAAGCTGAAGCAAGACATTATTCTGCTTTAATTGTTCTTTTAGAAAAATATCAAGTTCCTGTACCAGTTAATAATTGGGCTGATAAGGTTGAGGTGCCTAATAGTTATATTGAAGCTTGTGAACTTGGTGTTGCAGGTGAAATAAAAAATATTGCAATGTATGAAAATTTATTGCAACATGCAGAAGATGAAGATATAAAAGATGTTTTATATAAATTACAAGCAGCTTCATATAATAACCATCTTCCTGCTTTTAGAGATTGTGTTATAAAGTATTATACAAGTTCTTCTAATAATCAAACTTCAGGTTTTAATCAAGACTTACTTATGGAAAAGTTAGGGGAGTATCAAGGTTTATTTGATGATCTTATGTCAGGTAATGTTGATCAAAATAAATTAGCTGAACTATTCTCTAAGCTTAATATTTCGATGCTTGGTGGAGCAGCATTTGGAGCGGCTTTAATCGCATTTTTTAATGTTTATTTAGAAAAAAATAATAAGGAGTAA
- a CDS encoding diguanylate cyclase, which yields MSINKKVSLLFSTVFIIFFIIISLFINYRVQNIEKLENKIIINNIRKVQSLLDNYYEKLENIGYEYSADSNILYDLENKNTSTKVFSEKIDYMKRLDISYFIVFNKHRDILYGKYYDISSGEYLPISSELLTFIKNTPIKTILNKNNRYLTIDYEKVLFHFEKVIYKGKVQGYLLIGRTIDSNFLTSISEVVEDYSSLISNYGLNSFDILNYKDSEISYTIKKIENNRLFYYIKFKDLVESNNFFIRLINDREVYTNMIYELKIILLLFILMFLLMLIIFFIFMNKLFINRIKYITSIIKRVSLSESLNYSLNIKYNDEISYLMKKINEMFRVINTQHKVALKKEIDKNNRNKSITLDTKKIVADKSTISNLLKKWLASNDFSIVLFEIDYFNKIDNINEFNLKELLKKELLEVISSEISKKDILGSFDEEKFIVLIDEKSSLNVLNIANRIRKLIEKKIFFIEGKRVFITLSMGCTICMKNESIENIYERLNEALLEAKRSGRNKVVFN from the coding sequence ATGAGTATAAATAAAAAAGTCTCACTTCTTTTTAGTACTGTTTTTATTATATTTTTTATAATTATCTCTCTTTTTATAAATTATAGAGTACAAAACATTGAGAAATTAGAAAATAAAATTATTATAAATAATATAAGAAAAGTTCAAAGTCTTTTGGATAATTATTATGAAAAACTAGAAAATATAGGGTATGAATACTCTGCTGACAGTAATATACTATATGATTTAGAAAATAAAAATACTTCTACAAAGGTTTTTTCAGAAAAAATAGATTATATGAAAAGGTTAGATATTTCTTATTTTATTGTATTTAATAAACATAGAGATATATTGTATGGTAAATATTATGATATAAGTTCAGGAGAGTATTTACCTATTTCTTCAGAATTATTGACGTTTATAAAAAATACTCCAATAAAAACAATTTTAAATAAAAATAATAGATATCTTACAATAGATTATGAAAAAGTACTTTTCCATTTTGAAAAAGTTATTTATAAGGGAAAAGTTCAAGGGTATTTATTAATTGGTAGAACAATTGATTCTAATTTTTTAACAAGTATAAGTGAAGTGGTTGAAGATTATTCAAGCCTTATTTCAAATTATGGTTTAAACTCTTTTGATATATTAAACTATAAAGATTCTGAAATATCATATACTATAAAGAAAATTGAGAATAATAGATTGTTTTATTATATTAAATTTAAGGATTTAGTTGAATCAAATAACTTTTTTATAAGACTTATAAATGATAGAGAAGTCTATACAAATATGATATATGAATTGAAAATTATATTACTTTTATTTATCTTAATGTTTTTATTAATGTTGATAATATTTTTTATTTTTATGAATAAACTATTTATTAATAGGATAAAATATATTACAAGCATTATAAAAAGAGTTTCTTTATCTGAAAGTTTAAATTATAGCTTGAATATTAAATATAATGATGAAATATCTTATTTAATGAAGAAAATAAATGAAATGTTCCGAGTAATAAATACTCAACATAAAGTAGCTTTAAAAAAAGAAATAGATAAAAATAATAGAAATAAATCAATTACTTTAGATACAAAAAAAATTGTTGCAGATAAATCTACTATTTCAAATCTTTTAAAAAAATGGCTAGCTTCAAATGATTTTTCAATAGTATTATTTGAAATTGATTATTTTAATAAAATTGATAATATCAATGAGTTTAATTTAAAAGAACTTTTAAAAAAAGAATTATTAGAAGTGATTTCTTCAGAAATATCAAAAAAAGATATTTTAGGAAGTTTTGATGAAGAAAAGTTCATAGTTTTAATTGATGAAAAATCAAGTTTGAACGTATTAAATATTGCAAATAGAATAAGAAAACTCATTGAGAAAAAGATTTTTTTTATTGAAGGGAAAAGAGTTTTTATTACACTTTCTATGGGCTGTACAATATGTATGAAAAATGAGAGTATAGAAAATATTTATGAGAGATTAAATGAAGCTTTACTTGAAGCAAAAAGAAGTGGGAGAAATAAAGTAGTTTTTAACTAA
- a CDS encoding heavy metal translocating P-type ATPase, with protein sequence MSNKFKKVHSTPTRARYKFSLLEEEYIDSNILKTNLERISGVESVRVNSKANSIVFTFGDDSVCNKIEEKLLSLNLDDLLSSCEDTASVCVSCISDEKPSIKRTVIASSAIVAEQLVSTDLSKMAVTLGASYPVLIDGTKELFKDGLTSRVLESAAIGISIYRKDYLAANSTNAMLELGEYIEETTVHKSDDLLKELSKPNVEEAWVEREIDGKVTEVLIKSKDINIGDIVVVAIGNTIPVDGHIIEGSGSVNEVSMTGEAEPIMKARGDRVISGTIVEEGRLRIWAEYVGANTAMQRIRHYIENSLNEKSSVQLKATKLADKLVPVTLGLSGLAYAINRDFEATASVLQADYSCALKLATPVAFKSSISKAGKNGIMIKGAKSIEALNSADTFVFDKTGTLTEGQLEVISVNSFDKEWSEEDVLNLTASAEEHYFHPVAEAVVKAAKEKGFIHMHHEEVEFIVAHGVKTEVEGKSVIIGSRHFLEDDEKIDFSEHKDKIEKCLEDGKTLLYIGFDGKLLGTIGLADNIRENTKDSIQKLRKLGVKHIIMLTGDTKRKAELIAEELDIDEVRAELLPTDKANIIKDLMNEGKKVAFVGDGINDAPALISSHIGISMSRGADIAKATADVSLLKDDIAAVVEAKEIANNTMSLINKNFNATVGINSIILAGATFGFFSPIQTAVLHNGTTIGLLLNSIKGIKTN encoded by the coding sequence ATGAGTAATAAATTCAAAAAAGTACATTCAACTCCTACACGGGCTAGATATAAGTTTTCTTTATTAGAAGAAGAGTATATTGATTCTAATATTTTAAAAACAAACTTAGAAAGAATATCTGGTGTAGAAAGTGTTAGAGTAAATTCAAAAGCAAATAGTATTGTATTTACTTTTGGAGATGATAGTGTATGTAATAAAATAGAAGAAAAATTATTGAGTTTAAATCTTGATGATTTATTAAGTTCTTGTGAGGACACAGCATCTGTTTGTGTATCATGCATTAGTGATGAAAAACCAAGTATTAAAAGAACAGTAATTGCAAGTTCTGCAATTGTTGCAGAACAATTAGTTTCTACAGACCTCTCAAAAATGGCAGTAACTTTAGGTGCTTCTTATCCAGTTTTAATTGATGGTACTAAAGAGTTATTTAAAGATGGTTTAACTTCTAGAGTTTTAGAAAGTGCAGCAATAGGAATTTCTATTTATAGAAAGGATTATTTAGCTGCAAACTCTACAAATGCAATGTTAGAACTTGGAGAGTATATTGAAGAAACTACCGTTCATAAAAGTGATGATTTATTAAAAGAGTTGTCTAAACCAAATGTAGAAGAAGCTTGGGTAGAAAGAGAAATTGATGGTAAGGTCACTGAAGTTTTAATAAAAAGTAAAGATATTAATATTGGTGATATAGTAGTAGTTGCTATTGGAAATACAATCCCTGTAGATGGGCATATTATTGAAGGTAGTGGAAGTGTTAATGAAGTTTCTATGACAGGTGAAGCTGAACCAATTATGAAAGCCAGAGGTGATAGGGTTATTTCTGGAACTATAGTAGAAGAGGGAAGGCTTAGAATTTGGGCTGAGTATGTTGGGGCTAATACTGCAATGCAAAGAATTAGACATTATATTGAAAACTCACTAAATGAAAAGTCTTCAGTTCAACTAAAAGCAACAAAATTAGCGGATAAATTAGTACCTGTAACTTTAGGTTTATCAGGGCTTGCATATGCTATTAATAGAGATTTTGAAGCTACAGCATCTGTTTTACAAGCTGACTACTCTTGTGCTTTAAAACTTGCCACACCAGTTGCTTTTAAATCAAGTATTTCTAAAGCTGGTAAAAATGGAATAATGATTAAAGGTGCAAAATCAATAGAAGCTTTAAATAGTGCTGATACTTTTGTTTTTGATAAAACAGGAACTTTAACAGAAGGACAATTAGAAGTTATTTCAGTAAATTCTTTTGATAAAGAATGGTCTGAAGAAGATGTTTTAAATTTAACAGCTTCAGCAGAAGAACATTATTTTCATCCTGTAGCAGAAGCTGTTGTAAAAGCTGCAAAAGAAAAGGGTTTTATTCATATGCACCATGAAGAAGTAGAGTTCATTGTTGCCCATGGAGTGAAAACAGAAGTTGAAGGTAAATCTGTTATTATTGGTAGTAGACATTTCTTAGAAGATGATGAAAAAATTGATTTTAGTGAGCATAAAGATAAAATTGAAAAATGTTTAGAAGATGGGAAAACTCTTTTATATATTGGTTTTGATGGAAAATTACTAGGAACAATAGGTCTTGCTGATAATATTAGAGAAAACACAAAAGACTCAATTCAAAAACTTAGAAAACTTGGTGTAAAACATATAATTATGTTAACAGGGGATACTAAAAGAAAAGCAGAATTAATTGCAGAAGAACTTGATATTGATGAGGTTAGAGCAGAACTTTTACCAACAGATAAGGCTAATATTATAAAAGATCTTATGAATGAAGGTAAAAAAGTTGCTTTTGTTGGAGACGGAATAAATGATGCTCCAGCTTTAATTTCTTCTCATATTGGAATATCTATGAGTAGGGGTGCTGATATAGCAAAGGCTACAGCTGATGTAAGTTTACTTAAAGATGATATTGCAGCAGTTGTAGAAGCAAAAGAAATAGCAAATAACACTATGAGTTTAATTAATAAAAATTTTAATGCTACAGTAGGAATTAATTCTATTATTTTAGCAGGTGCTACTTTTGGATTCTTTTCTCCAATACAAACAGCAGTATTACATAATGGTACTACCATAGGGTTATTATTAAACTCAATAAAAGGGATAAAAACAAATTAA
- a CDS encoding YtxH domain-containing protein, producing MALPFVLGLAVGAGAVVAYNKSDKLKEKANKFFNKSKDVANDSLEKGKEAVSEVKQTINATADCIKERKEKTAIANNKEEKTIEDKDKEN from the coding sequence ATGGCATTACCATTTGTATTAGGATTAGCAGTAGGAGCAGGAGCAGTAGTTGCATATAATAAATCAGATAAGTTAAAAGAAAAAGCAAATAAGTTTTTTAATAAATCGAAAGATGTTGCAAATGATTCTTTAGAAAAAGGGAAAGAAGCAGTTAGTGAAGTGAAGCAAACAATTAATGCTACTGCTGATTGTATTAAAGAAAGAAAAGAAAAAACGGCAATAGCAAATAATAAAGAAGAAAAAACTATAGAAGATAAAGATAAGGAAAATTAA
- a CDS encoding YtxH domain-containing protein, with translation MNNQNNNMNRYNTDINSTRAVDNIQNTQLEQNPYINQQTNIDQNQNPINTTNTQSQSVFTNGDFVKGALIGAAVTFLLTNKNAQETIFKAASKGSELFQAGMEELKERYEDAKAQMESK, from the coding sequence ATGAATAATCAAAATAATAATATGAATAGGTATAACACAGATATCAATAGTACAAGAGCAGTTGATAATATTCAAAATACACAATTAGAACAAAATCCATATATTAATCAGCAAACTAATATAGATCAAAATCAAAATCCTATAAATACTACAAATACTCAATCACAAAGTGTTTTTACAAATGGAGATTTCGTAAAAGGAGCTTTAATTGGAGCAGCAGTGACTTTTCTTTTAACTAATAAAAATGCTCAAGAAACTATTTTTAAAGCAGCATCAAAAGGGAGTGAACTATTTCAAGCTGGAATGGAAGAATTAAAAGAAAGATATGAAGATGCAAAAGCACAAATGGAATCTAAATAG
- a CDS encoding Fur family transcriptional regulator — MNKKYSMSYETFLKNFKLHISKLGFKNSIQKDYILKILFFSDEHLTAEDISNNIKKEYNIDVGIATVYRTVKFFDEINIINSLDVGDNVKRYELKISEHHDHLVCTSCHKIIEFSDDLIEEKQKNIAKDNNFELKNHTMIIYGLCEDCH, encoded by the coding sequence ATGAATAAAAAATATAGTATGTCCTATGAAACTTTTTTAAAAAACTTTAAGTTGCATATTTCTAAATTAGGTTTTAAGAACTCTATTCAAAAAGATTATATTCTAAAAATACTTTTTTTTAGTGATGAACATTTAACTGCTGAAGATATATCAAATAATATAAAAAAAGAATATAATATTGATGTAGGTATAGCAACAGTTTATCGAACTGTAAAATTTTTTGACGAGATAAATATTATAAATAGTTTAGATGTTGGAGATAATGTTAAACGATATGAATTGAAAATTTCTGAACATCATGATCATCTTGTTTGTACTTCTTGTCATAAAATTATTGAGTTTTCTGATGATTTAATAGAAGAAAAACAAAAAAATATAGCTAAAGATAATAATTTTGAACTAAAAAATCATACTATGATTATATATGGGTTATGTGAAGATTGCCATTAG
- a CDS encoding imelysin family protein, with protein MIKTKLIVASVSVAAALAFTGCTATSQNTETAKTQQVKNSILTSYANIAKDNYNDALNDAKILKEAIDTFAKNPTEKTLEAAKEAWLSSRESYGQTEIFRLSNGPIDAEEGWVAEKYGALEGQLNAWPLDENMIDYTIDANGKKTSGNIIDTNGDFKPGGEGSSSVNVSNITVDALTSLNENGGEANVSTGYHAIEFLLWGQDQDYSNFVKDSITNGPLTAGQRPLSDFTSEKNAQRRLAYLKASAQKIVSDLETIANAWNENGLYQAAFQGKLTGENKDKNLSKEEALKQVISGMGVFMKSELANERIAVAVLTPSEEDEHSCFSDNTHRDIVTNYQGFKNILTSTYKGKSYGESLLTKVSAEDKKRIETLMNSIESKIALIDKTAKTKEHFDYQIQPDNPMAKTIVKLKNEMRKLGDEMVTIATANGISLSTDDVTDPEETKI; from the coding sequence ATGATAAAAACTAAATTAATCGTAGCAAGCGTAAGTGTAGCAGCTGCACTAGCATTTACAGGTTGTACTGCAACTTCACAAAACACTGAAACTGCAAAAACACAACAAGTGAAGAACAGCATTTTAACTTCTTATGCAAATATAGCAAAAGATAATTATAATGATGCGCTAAACGATGCAAAAATTTTAAAAGAAGCAATTGACACTTTTGCCAAAAATCCAACAGAAAAAACTCTTGAAGCTGCAAAAGAAGCTTGGTTATCTTCAAGGGAATCTTATGGTCAAACTGAAATTTTCAGACTATCTAATGGTCCTATAGATGCAGAAGAAGGATGGGTAGCTGAAAAATATGGTGCACTTGAAGGACAATTAAATGCTTGGCCTCTTGATGAAAATATGATTGATTATACAATTGATGCAAATGGTAAAAAAACTTCAGGTAACATAATTGATACAAATGGAGATTTCAAACCAGGAGGAGAAGGTTCTTCATCAGTTAATGTTTCTAATATTACAGTAGATGCGTTAACTTCATTAAATGAAAATGGAGGAGAAGCAAATGTTTCTACAGGTTATCATGCTATTGAATTTTTATTATGGGGACAAGACCAAGATTACTCAAATTTTGTTAAAGATTCTATAACAAATGGTCCATTAACAGCAGGACAAAGACCATTATCTGATTTTACTTCAGAAAAAAATGCACAAAGAAGATTAGCTTATTTAAAAGCTAGTGCCCAAAAAATTGTATCTGATTTAGAAACTATTGCTAATGCTTGGAATGAAAATGGTTTATATCAAGCTGCATTTCAAGGTAAATTAACAGGAGAAAATAAAGACAAAAACCTATCAAAAGAAGAAGCTTTAAAACAAGTTATCTCAGGAATGGGTGTATTTATGAAATCTGAACTTGCAAATGAAAGAATTGCTGTTGCAGTTTTAACTCCATCAGAAGAAGATGAGCACTCTTGTTTCTCAGACAATACACATAGAGATATTGTAACTAATTATCAAGGGTTCAAAAATATTTTAACTTCAACATATAAAGGTAAATCATATGGTGAATCTTTATTGACAAAAGTTTCGGCAGAAGACAAAAAAAGAATAGAAACTTTAATGAATTCAATTGAATCAAAAATTGCATTAATAGATAAAACAGCAAAGACTAAAGAACACTTTGATTATCAGATTCAACCAGATAATCCTATGGCAAAGACTATTGTAAAACTTAAAAATGAGATGAGAAAACTTGGAGATGAAATGGTAACAATTGCAACTGCAAATGGAATTTCTTTAAGTACTGATGATGTTACAGATCCAGAAGAAACAAAAATTTAA
- a CDS encoding imelysin family protein, translated as MNIFKVILAIVFSTILANAQSDETNKQVLKTIYEKVILIDSKKAFENISDLKKSIKEKEKEKSKELFKDFVKSWKSVQSSYILGELNEDYIDTPRLIDIYHHGNEDIKLQLDRAIKSKDEVRIVLFKNSLKSINALEYILYKKDISTKRVNEIALTISNRLQTHLNDIYEEYKTQKNNFLSDLKKANSILINRLTQNSYKLKEWRVGDTLGLSKKYENNPNNKRAEYYTSKNSSLAIDAILNTYKNIFNNDKYFDYGDYLKTLTQEGQIKEFRETIDKAIKLNKSIKNDDFSKAKELFEEANKIHIILFLDLIEELSINAKIIEADGD; from the coding sequence ATGAATATATTTAAAGTTATACTTGCAATTGTATTTTCCACAATTTTAGCAAATGCACAAAGTGATGAAACAAATAAGCAGGTTTTAAAAACAATCTATGAGAAAGTAATATTAATTGATTCAAAAAAAGCATTTGAAAATATTTCAGACTTAAAAAAATCAATAAAAGAAAAAGAGAAAGAAAAATCAAAAGAGTTATTTAAAGATTTTGTTAAATCATGGAAAAGTGTTCAATCGTCATATATTTTAGGAGAACTAAATGAAGATTATATCGATACACCTAGATTAATAGATATTTATCATCATGGAAATGAAGATATAAAACTTCAATTAGATAGAGCTATAAAAAGTAAAGATGAAGTAAGAATTGTTTTGTTTAAAAACTCTTTAAAATCAATAAATGCTTTAGAGTACATTTTATATAAAAAAGATATTTCCACTAAAAGAGTAAATGAAATTGCATTAACTATTAGTAATAGATTACAAACTCATTTAAATGATATTTATGAAGAATATAAAACTCAAAAAAACAATTTTTTGTCTGACTTAAAAAAAGCTAATAGTATATTAATAAATAGACTAACACAAAATAGTTATAAACTTAAAGAGTGGAGAGTAGGAGATACTTTAGGCTTGAGTAAGAAATATGAAAATAATCCTAATAATAAAAGAGCTGAATATTATACAAGTAAGAATTCATCTTTAGCAATTGATGCTATTTTAAATACTTATAAAAATATTTTTAATAATGATAAATATTTTGATTATGGTGACTATTTAAAAACTTTAACACAAGAAGGGCAAATTAAAGAATTCAGAGAGACTATCGATAAAGCAATAAAACTAAATAAATCAATTAAAAATGATGATTTTTCAAAAGCAAAAGAATTATTTGAAGAAGCAAATAAAATTCATATAATTTTATTTTTAGATTTAATTGAAGAATTATCAATCAATGCAAAAATAATAGAAGCTGACGGTGACTAA
- a CDS encoding di-heme oxidoreductase family protein codes for MLQIQKKQKFKLVISSINLFIKKSLIAIIAIGLFGVYSSADLLTSKQKKDTLLHPIDNLTNEEYDKFILGKSFFRIPWVVAPSATTARDGLGPLFNANTCMSCHPSNGRGTLYNKNMQLSRSIIAKLSIKAENKKEHLDFLIKNPLIPEPTYGVQIAINGTHNVKYEAKPEIKFEEIKIQFPDGEVDTLLKPTYILKDLQYGELDKNTIITFRIAPSLNGIGLLDDISENDILANADEFDKNNDGISGKANWVYSPINHKKELGRFSWKANITNVKHQIADAAINDMGLTTSIFPNEACTKQQTACLNAPKARHNIDIPDFRLEAIEFYLKNRKTFSTKKDKIYKQGFNLFKQIACVKCHIDSFTTKQGVKISPFTDLLLHDMGEGLADGRSEFKATGREWRTAPLWGISLHKKINKKNPRLLHDGRARNFQEAILWHGGEAKASKEAYMHLNKKERTTLLEFLERL; via the coding sequence ATGTTACAGATCCAGAAGAAACAAAAATTTAAGTTAGTTATTAGTTCTATAAATTTATTCATAAAAAAAAGCCTTATAGCAATTATTGCTATAGGGCTTTTTGGCGTTTATAGTTCAGCAGACTTACTTACTAGTAAACAAAAGAAAGATACTCTTTTACATCCTATTGACAATTTAACTAATGAAGAATATGATAAATTTATTTTAGGAAAAAGTTTTTTTAGAATTCCTTGGGTAGTAGCACCTAGTGCAACAACAGCAAGAGATGGATTAGGACCTTTATTTAATGCAAATACCTGTATGAGTTGTCATCCAAGTAATGGAAGAGGAACCCTTTATAACAAAAATATGCAATTATCAAGATCTATTATTGCAAAACTTTCAATAAAAGCTGAAAATAAAAAAGAACATCTAGATTTTTTAATAAAAAATCCTTTAATTCCTGAGCCTACTTATGGTGTTCAAATAGCAATAAATGGTACACATAATGTGAAATATGAAGCCAAACCAGAGATTAAATTTGAAGAAATCAAAATACAATTTCCTGATGGAGAAGTAGACACACTACTGAAACCAACTTATATTTTAAAAGATTTGCAATATGGAGAACTTGATAAAAATACAATTATAACTTTTAGAATAGCTCCTTCATTAAATGGCATAGGATTATTAGATGATATTTCAGAAAATGATATTTTAGCAAATGCTGATGAATTTGATAAAAATAATGATGGAATATCAGGAAAAGCAAATTGGGTATACTCTCCAATCAATCATAAAAAAGAATTAGGAAGATTTAGCTGGAAAGCAAATATTACAAATGTAAAACATCAAATAGCTGATGCAGCAATCAATGATATGGGTCTTACAACTTCTATTTTTCCTAATGAAGCCTGTACAAAACAACAAACAGCCTGTTTAAATGCTCCTAAGGCAAGGCATAATATAGATATTCCAGACTTTAGACTCGAAGCAATTGAATTTTATTTAAAAAATAGAAAAACTTTTTCTACTAAAAAAGATAAAATTTATAAACAAGGTTTTAATTTGTTTAAGCAAATTGCTTGTGTAAAATGTCATATTGATTCTTTTACGACAAAACAAGGTGTTAAAATTTCTCCTTTTACTGACTTATTATTACATGATATGGGAGAAGGACTTGCAGATGGAAGAAGTGAATTTAAAGCCACAGGAAGAGAATGGAGAACTGCCCCTTTATGGGGGATAAGTCTACATAAAAAAATAAATAAGAAAAATCCTAGGTTATTACATGATGGAAGAGCCAGAAATTTTCAAGAAGCAATTTTATGGCATGGTGGTGAAGCAAAAGCTTCAAAAGAAGCTTATATGCACTTAAATAAAAAAGAAAGAACAACTTTATTAGAATTTTTAGAAAGGTTATAA